One Rhinolophus sinicus isolate RSC01 linkage group LG06, ASM3656204v1, whole genome shotgun sequence DNA window includes the following coding sequences:
- the PLEKHG5 gene encoding pleckstrin homology domain-containing family G member 5 isoform X2: protein MFLYWKKRGTYELEALPSDLAELELGAVERFSWSSTLDIIEDLGDDGSLAEEKGLRCQNPDCMDKGRAAKVCHHAECQQLHRRGPLNLCEACDSKFHSAMHYDGHVRFDLPPQGSVLARNVSTRSCPPRTSPAVDLEEEEESSMDGKGDRKSTGLKLSKKKARRRHTDDPSKECFTLKFDLNVDIETEIVPAMKKKSLGEVLLPIFERKGIALGKVDIYLDQSNTPLSLTFEAYRFGGHYLRVKAKPGDEGKVEQGVKDSKSLSLPILRPAGTGPPALERVDPQSRRESLDILAPGRRRKNMSEFLGEASIPGQEAPTPSSCSLPSSSSGGSDSWKNRAASRFSGFFSSGPSTSAFGREVDKMEQLEGKLHAYGLFGLPRLPRRLRFDQDSWEEDGEEEEEEGDACLRLEDSWRELIDGHEKLTRRQCHQQEAVWELLHTEASYIKKLRVITNLFLCCLLNLQESGLLCEVEAERLFSNIPEIARLHRGLWSSVMAPVLEKARRTRALLQPADFLKGFKMFGSLFKPYIRYCMEEEGCMEYMRGLLRDNDLFRAYVTWAEKHQQCQRLKLSDMLAKPHQRLTKYPLLLKSVLRKTEEPHAKEAIITMIDSVERFIHHVNTCMRQRQERQRLAAVVSRIDAYEVVEGSNDEVDKLLKEFLHLDLTAPIPGASPEETRQLLLEGSLRMKEGKDSKMDVYCFLFTDLLLVTKAVKKAERTKVIRPPLLVDKIVCRELRDPGSFLLIYLNEFHSAVGAYTFQASGQALCRGWVDAIYNAQNQLQQLRAQEHPGSQQHLQSLEEEEDEQEEDEEEDEEDEEAGESSTSAASSPTILRKSSNSLDSQHCASDGSTETLAMVVVEPGETLSSPEFEGGSQSDETSLSATASSVTPTSELLPLGPVDSRSCSMDSAYGTLSPTSLQDFVTPAPMMEPAPRPPELPPAPSPPPSPRLRRRTPVQLLPHLPHLLKSKSEASLLQLLSGVTAHGVPLASSRSLSELCLTATVPGTRTRCSPQEAGPSWNCQGAPSPGSGPELSETEFRTNCLAGEPEGPAKRSRELPSGALPRVQPELPPGISAQHRKLTLAQLYRIRTTLLLNSTLTAS, encoded by the exons ATGTTTCTCTACTGGAAGAAGCGGGGCACCTACGAGCTGGAGGCCCTGCCCAGTGACCTGGCTGAGCTGGAGCTGGGGGCCGTCGAGCGTTTCTCCTGGAGCTCCACCCTGGACATCATCGAGGACCTTGGGG ACGACGGGAGCCTGGCCGAGGAGAAGGGACTACGCTGTCAGAACCCTGACTGCATGGACAAGGGGCGGGCAGCCAAG GTATGCCACCACGCCGAGTGCCAGCAGCTGCACCGCCGCGGACCCCTCAACCTCTGCGAGGCCTGTGACAGCAAGTTCCACAGCGCCATGCATTATGATGGGCACGTCCGCTTTGACCTGCCCCCCCAAG GTTCCGTCCTGGCCCGGAACGTGTCCACTCGGTCATGCCCCCCACGCACCAGCCCTGCAGTGgacttggaggaggaggaggaaagctcTATGGATGGCAAAGG AGACCGGAAAAGCACAGGCCTGAAACTCTCCAAGAAGAAAGCCaggagaagacacacagat GACCCAAGCAAGGAGTGCTTCACCCTAAAATTTGACCTGAATGTGGATATTGAGACCGAGATCGTACCAGCCATGAAGAAGAAGTCACTGGG GGAGGTTCTGTTGCCCATATTTGAAAGGAAGGGCATCGCACTGGGCAAAGTGGATATCTACCTGGACCAGTCCAACACGCCCCTGTCCCTCACCTTCGAAGCCTACAGGTTTGGTGGCCACTACCTGCGGGTCAAAG CCAAGCCGGGGGATGAGGGGAAGGTGGAGCAGGGAGTGAAGGACTCCAAGTCCCTGAGTCTGCCAATCCTGCGGCCAGCTGGGACCGGGCCCCCTGCCCTGGAGCGTGTGGACCCCCAGAGTCGCCGTGAGAGCCTGGACATCCTG GCCCCCGGCCGCCGCCGGAAGAACATGTCCGAGTTCCTGGGGGAGGCAAGCATCCCCGGGCAGGAGGCCCCCACGCCTTCCAGTTGCTCTCtgcccagcagcagcagtggcgGCAGCGACAGCTGGAAGAACCGGGCGGCCAGTCGCTTCAGCGGCTTCTTCAGCTCAGGCCCCAGCACCAGTGCCTTTGGCCGG GAGGTGGACAAGATGGAGCAGCTGGAGGGCAAGCTGCATGCCTACGGCCTCTTCGGGCTGCCCAGGCTGCCCCGGAGGCTACGCTTCGACCAAGACTCATGGGAAGAGGacggggaggaggaagaggaggagggggacgcCTGCCTGCGGCTGGAGGACAGCTGGCGGGAGCTCATTGATGGGCATGAG AAGCTGACCCGGAGGCAGTGCCACCAGCAGGAAGCGGTGTGGGAGCTGCTGCACACAGAGGCCTCCTACATTAAGAAACTGCGGGTGATCACTAAC CTGTTCCTGTGCTGCCTCCTGAACCTGCAAGAATCGGGGCTGCTCTGTGAG GTGGAAGCCGAGCGCCTGTTCAGCAACATCCCGGAGATCGCCCGGCTGCACCGCGGGCTGTGGAGCAGTGTGATGGCGCCGGTGCTAGAGAAGGCGCGGCGCACGCGGGCGCTGCTGCAGCCTGCGGACTTCCTCAAAGGCTTCAAGATG TTTGGCTCCCTCTTCAAACCTTACATCAGATACTGCATGGAGGAGGAGGGCTGCATGGAGTACATGCGCGGCCTGCTGCGCGACAATGACCTCTTCCGGGCCTATGTCACG TGGGCCGAGAAGCACCAGCAGTGCCAGCGGCTGAAGCTGAGCGACATGCTGGCAAAGCCCCACCAGCGCCTCACCAAATACCCACTCCTGCTCAAGTCGGTGTTGAGAAAGACCGAGGAGCCACACGCCAAGGAGGCCATCATCACCATG ATCGATTCCGTGGAGCGCTTCATCCACCACGTGAACACGTGCATGCGGCAGCGACAGGAGCGGCAGCGGCTGGCAGCAGTGGTGAGCCGCATCGACGCCTACGAGGTGGTGGAGGGCAGCAATGACGAGGTGGACAAG ctccTAAAGGAATTTCTGCATCTGGATCTGACAGCGCCCATCCCTGGCGCCTCCCCTGAGGAGACACGACAGCTCCTGCTGGAGGGAAGCCTGAGGATGAAGGAGGGGAAGGACAGCAAG ATGGATGTGTACTGCTTCCTCTTCACGGACCTGCTCTTGGTGACCAAAGcagtgaagaaggctgagagGACGAAGGTCATCAGGCCACCACTGCTGGTGGACAAGATCGTGTGCCGGGAACTGCGGGACCCTG GCTCCTTCCTCCTCATCTACCTGAACGAGTTCCACAGTGCTGTGGGGGCCTACACATTCCAGGCCAGTGGCCAGGCTTTGTGCCGTGGCTGGGTGGATGCCATTTACAATGCCCAG AACCAGCTGCAGCAGCTTCGTGCCCAGGAGCACCCCGGCAGCCAGCAACACCTGCagagcctggaggaggaggaagatgagcaggaggaggatgaggaggaagacGAGGAAGACGAGGAAGCTGGGGAGAGTAGCACTTCAGCTGCCAGCTCCCCCACCATCCTGCGGAAAAGCAGCAACAGCCTGGACTCCCAGCACTG TGCCTCAGATGGGTCCACGGAGACGCTGGCCATGGTCGTGGTGGAGCCTGGGGAGACACTGTCCTCTCCCGAGTTCGAGGGCGGCTCCCAGTCCGACGAGACCTCGCTCAGTGCCACCGCCTCATCTGTCACCCCCACCAGCGAGCTGCTACCCCTGGGCCCGGTGGACAGCCGCTCCTGCTCTATGGACTCCGCCTACGgcaccctctcccccacctccttgcAAGACTTTGTGACCCCAGCTCCTATGATGGAGCCAGCACCCCGGCCCCCAGAGTTACCACCAgccccttcacccccaccctcGCCCCGCCTCCGCCGCCGCACCCCCGTCCAGCTGCTGCCCCATCTGCCTCACTTGCTCAAGTCCAAATCTGAGGCCAGCCTCCTCCAGCTGCTGTCAGGGGTTACCGCCCATGGAGTGCCCTTAGCCTCCAGCCGCAGCCTGTCGGAACTCTGCTTGACTGCTACAGTCCCTGGCACTAGGACTCGGTGCTCCCCTCAGGAAGCGGGGCCCAGCTGGAATTGCCAGGGGGCACCAAGCCCTGGCAGTGGCCCCGAGCTATCAGAGACGGAGTTCAGAACCAATtgcctggctggggagcctgaagGACCTGCCAAGAGGAGTAGAGAGCTGCCTTCCGGGGCCTTGCCCAGGGTCCAGCCCGAGCTCCCCCCAGGGATCTCTGCCCAGCACAGGAAGCTGACGCTGGCTCAGCTCTACCGAATCAGGACCACCCTGCTGCTCAACTCCACGCTCACTGCCTCGTGA
- the PLEKHG5 gene encoding pleckstrin homology domain-containing family G member 5 isoform X1: protein MFLYWKKRGTYELEALPSDLAELELGAVERFSWSSTLDIIEDLGDDGSLAEEKGLRCQNPDCMDKGRAAKVCHHAECQQLHRRGPLNLCEACDSKFHSAMHYDGHVRFDLPPQGSVLARNVSTRSCPPRTSPAVDLEEEEESSMDGKGDRKSTGLKLSKKKARRRHTDDPSKECFTLKFDLNVDIETEIVPAMKKKSLGEVLLPIFERKGIALGKVDIYLDQSNTPLSLTFEAYRFGGHYLRVKAKPGDEGKVEQGVKDSKSLSLPILRPAGTGPPALERVDPQSRRESLDILAPGRRRKNMSEFLGEASIPGQEAPTPSSCSLPSSSSGGSDSWKNRAASRFSGFFSSGPSTSAFGREVDKMEQLEGKLHAYGLFGLPRLPRRLRFDQDSWEEDGEEEEEEGDACLRLEDSWRELIDGHEKLTRRQCHQQEAVWELLHTEASYIKKLRVITNLFLCCLLNLQESGLLCEVEAERLFSNIPEIARLHRGLWSSVMAPVLEKARRTRALLQPADFLKGFKMFGSLFKPYIRYCMEEEGCMEYMRGLLRDNDLFRAYVTWAEKHQQCQRLKLSDMLAKPHQRLTKYPLLLKSVLRKTEEPHAKEAIITMIDSVERFIHHVNTCMRQRQERQRLAAVVSRIDAYEVVEGSNDEVDKLLKEFLHLDLTAPIPGASPEETRQLLLEGSLRMKEGKDSKMDVYCFLFTDLLLVTKAVKKAERTKVIRPPLLVDKIVCRELRDPGSFLLIYLNEFHSAVGAYTFQASGQALCRGWVDAIYNAQNQLQQLRAQEHPGSQQHLQSLEEEEDEQEEDEEEDEEDEEAGESSTSAASSPTILRKSSNSLDSQHCASDGSTETLAMVVVEPGETLSSPEFEGGSQSDETSLSATASSVTPTSELLPLGPVDSRSCSMDSAYGTLSPTSLQDFVTPAPMMEPAPRPPELPPAPSPPPSPRLRRRTPVQLLPHLPHLLKSKSEASLLQLLSGVTAHGVPLASSRSLSELCLTATVPGTRTRCSPQEAGPSWNCQGAPSPGSGPELSETEFRTNCLAGEPEGPAKRSRELPSGALPRVQPELPPGISAQHRKLTLAQLYRIRTTLLLNSTLTASEV, encoded by the exons ATGTTTCTCTACTGGAAGAAGCGGGGCACCTACGAGCTGGAGGCCCTGCCCAGTGACCTGGCTGAGCTGGAGCTGGGGGCCGTCGAGCGTTTCTCCTGGAGCTCCACCCTGGACATCATCGAGGACCTTGGGG ACGACGGGAGCCTGGCCGAGGAGAAGGGACTACGCTGTCAGAACCCTGACTGCATGGACAAGGGGCGGGCAGCCAAG GTATGCCACCACGCCGAGTGCCAGCAGCTGCACCGCCGCGGACCCCTCAACCTCTGCGAGGCCTGTGACAGCAAGTTCCACAGCGCCATGCATTATGATGGGCACGTCCGCTTTGACCTGCCCCCCCAAG GTTCCGTCCTGGCCCGGAACGTGTCCACTCGGTCATGCCCCCCACGCACCAGCCCTGCAGTGgacttggaggaggaggaggaaagctcTATGGATGGCAAAGG AGACCGGAAAAGCACAGGCCTGAAACTCTCCAAGAAGAAAGCCaggagaagacacacagat GACCCAAGCAAGGAGTGCTTCACCCTAAAATTTGACCTGAATGTGGATATTGAGACCGAGATCGTACCAGCCATGAAGAAGAAGTCACTGGG GGAGGTTCTGTTGCCCATATTTGAAAGGAAGGGCATCGCACTGGGCAAAGTGGATATCTACCTGGACCAGTCCAACACGCCCCTGTCCCTCACCTTCGAAGCCTACAGGTTTGGTGGCCACTACCTGCGGGTCAAAG CCAAGCCGGGGGATGAGGGGAAGGTGGAGCAGGGAGTGAAGGACTCCAAGTCCCTGAGTCTGCCAATCCTGCGGCCAGCTGGGACCGGGCCCCCTGCCCTGGAGCGTGTGGACCCCCAGAGTCGCCGTGAGAGCCTGGACATCCTG GCCCCCGGCCGCCGCCGGAAGAACATGTCCGAGTTCCTGGGGGAGGCAAGCATCCCCGGGCAGGAGGCCCCCACGCCTTCCAGTTGCTCTCtgcccagcagcagcagtggcgGCAGCGACAGCTGGAAGAACCGGGCGGCCAGTCGCTTCAGCGGCTTCTTCAGCTCAGGCCCCAGCACCAGTGCCTTTGGCCGG GAGGTGGACAAGATGGAGCAGCTGGAGGGCAAGCTGCATGCCTACGGCCTCTTCGGGCTGCCCAGGCTGCCCCGGAGGCTACGCTTCGACCAAGACTCATGGGAAGAGGacggggaggaggaagaggaggagggggacgcCTGCCTGCGGCTGGAGGACAGCTGGCGGGAGCTCATTGATGGGCATGAG AAGCTGACCCGGAGGCAGTGCCACCAGCAGGAAGCGGTGTGGGAGCTGCTGCACACAGAGGCCTCCTACATTAAGAAACTGCGGGTGATCACTAAC CTGTTCCTGTGCTGCCTCCTGAACCTGCAAGAATCGGGGCTGCTCTGTGAG GTGGAAGCCGAGCGCCTGTTCAGCAACATCCCGGAGATCGCCCGGCTGCACCGCGGGCTGTGGAGCAGTGTGATGGCGCCGGTGCTAGAGAAGGCGCGGCGCACGCGGGCGCTGCTGCAGCCTGCGGACTTCCTCAAAGGCTTCAAGATG TTTGGCTCCCTCTTCAAACCTTACATCAGATACTGCATGGAGGAGGAGGGCTGCATGGAGTACATGCGCGGCCTGCTGCGCGACAATGACCTCTTCCGGGCCTATGTCACG TGGGCCGAGAAGCACCAGCAGTGCCAGCGGCTGAAGCTGAGCGACATGCTGGCAAAGCCCCACCAGCGCCTCACCAAATACCCACTCCTGCTCAAGTCGGTGTTGAGAAAGACCGAGGAGCCACACGCCAAGGAGGCCATCATCACCATG ATCGATTCCGTGGAGCGCTTCATCCACCACGTGAACACGTGCATGCGGCAGCGACAGGAGCGGCAGCGGCTGGCAGCAGTGGTGAGCCGCATCGACGCCTACGAGGTGGTGGAGGGCAGCAATGACGAGGTGGACAAG ctccTAAAGGAATTTCTGCATCTGGATCTGACAGCGCCCATCCCTGGCGCCTCCCCTGAGGAGACACGACAGCTCCTGCTGGAGGGAAGCCTGAGGATGAAGGAGGGGAAGGACAGCAAG ATGGATGTGTACTGCTTCCTCTTCACGGACCTGCTCTTGGTGACCAAAGcagtgaagaaggctgagagGACGAAGGTCATCAGGCCACCACTGCTGGTGGACAAGATCGTGTGCCGGGAACTGCGGGACCCTG GCTCCTTCCTCCTCATCTACCTGAACGAGTTCCACAGTGCTGTGGGGGCCTACACATTCCAGGCCAGTGGCCAGGCTTTGTGCCGTGGCTGGGTGGATGCCATTTACAATGCCCAG AACCAGCTGCAGCAGCTTCGTGCCCAGGAGCACCCCGGCAGCCAGCAACACCTGCagagcctggaggaggaggaagatgagcaggaggaggatgaggaggaagacGAGGAAGACGAGGAAGCTGGGGAGAGTAGCACTTCAGCTGCCAGCTCCCCCACCATCCTGCGGAAAAGCAGCAACAGCCTGGACTCCCAGCACTG TGCCTCAGATGGGTCCACGGAGACGCTGGCCATGGTCGTGGTGGAGCCTGGGGAGACACTGTCCTCTCCCGAGTTCGAGGGCGGCTCCCAGTCCGACGAGACCTCGCTCAGTGCCACCGCCTCATCTGTCACCCCCACCAGCGAGCTGCTACCCCTGGGCCCGGTGGACAGCCGCTCCTGCTCTATGGACTCCGCCTACGgcaccctctcccccacctccttgcAAGACTTTGTGACCCCAGCTCCTATGATGGAGCCAGCACCCCGGCCCCCAGAGTTACCACCAgccccttcacccccaccctcGCCCCGCCTCCGCCGCCGCACCCCCGTCCAGCTGCTGCCCCATCTGCCTCACTTGCTCAAGTCCAAATCTGAGGCCAGCCTCCTCCAGCTGCTGTCAGGGGTTACCGCCCATGGAGTGCCCTTAGCCTCCAGCCGCAGCCTGTCGGAACTCTGCTTGACTGCTACAGTCCCTGGCACTAGGACTCGGTGCTCCCCTCAGGAAGCGGGGCCCAGCTGGAATTGCCAGGGGGCACCAAGCCCTGGCAGTGGCCCCGAGCTATCAGAGACGGAGTTCAGAACCAATtgcctggctggggagcctgaagGACCTGCCAAGAGGAGTAGAGAGCTGCCTTCCGGGGCCTTGCCCAGGGTCCAGCCCGAGCTCCCCCCAGGGATCTCTGCCCAGCACAGGAAGCTGACGCTGGCTCAGCTCTACCGAATCAGGACCACCCTGCTGCTCAACTCCACGCTCACTGCCTC ggAGGTCTGA
- the PLEKHG5 gene encoding pleckstrin homology domain-containing family G member 5 isoform X8, whose translation MDDGSLAEEKGLRCQNPDCMDKGRAAKVCHHAECQQLHRRGPLNLCEACDSKFHSAMHYDGHVRFDLPPQGSVLARNVSTRSCPPRTSPAVDLEEEEESSMDGKGDRKSTGLKLSKKKARRRHTDDPSKECFTLKFDLNVDIETEIVPAMKKKSLGEVLLPIFERKGIALGKVDIYLDQSNTPLSLTFEAYRFGGHYLRVKAGTGPPALERVDPQSRRESLDILAPGRRRKNMSEFLGEASIPGQEAPTPSSCSLPSSSSGGSDSWKNRAASRFSGFFSSGPSTSAFGREVDKMEQLEGKLHAYGLFGLPRLPRRLRFDQDSWEEDGEEEEEEGDACLRLEDSWRELIDGHEKLTRRQCHQQEAVWELLHTEASYIKKLRVITNLFLCCLLNLQESGLLCEVEAERLFSNIPEIARLHRGLWSSVMAPVLEKARRTRALLQPADFLKGFKMFGSLFKPYIRYCMEEEGCMEYMRGLLRDNDLFRAYVTWAEKHQQCQRLKLSDMLAKPHQRLTKYPLLLKSVLRKTEEPHAKEAIITMIDSVERFIHHVNTCMRQRQERQRLAAVVSRIDAYEVVEGSNDEVDKLLKEFLHLDLTAPIPGASPEETRQLLLEGSLRMKEGKDSKMDVYCFLFTDLLLVTKAVKKAERTKVIRPPLLVDKIVCRELRDPGSFLLIYLNEFHSAVGAYTFQASGQALCRGWVDAIYNAQNQLQQLRAQEHPGSQQHLQSLEEEEDEQEEDEEEDEEDEEAGESSTSAASSPTILRKSSNSLDSQHCASDGSTETLAMVVVEPGETLSSPEFEGGSQSDETSLSATASSVTPTSELLPLGPVDSRSCSMDSAYGTLSPTSLQDFVTPAPMMEPAPRPPELPPAPSPPPSPRLRRRTPVQLLPHLPHLLKSKSEASLLQLLSGVTAHGVPLASSRSLSELCLTATVPGTRTRCSPQEAGPSWNCQGAPSPGSGPELSETEFRTNCLAGEPEGPAKRSRELPSGALPRVQPELPPGISAQHRKLTLAQLYRIRTTLLLNSTLTASEV comes from the exons ATGG ACGACGGGAGCCTGGCCGAGGAGAAGGGACTACGCTGTCAGAACCCTGACTGCATGGACAAGGGGCGGGCAGCCAAG GTATGCCACCACGCCGAGTGCCAGCAGCTGCACCGCCGCGGACCCCTCAACCTCTGCGAGGCCTGTGACAGCAAGTTCCACAGCGCCATGCATTATGATGGGCACGTCCGCTTTGACCTGCCCCCCCAAG GTTCCGTCCTGGCCCGGAACGTGTCCACTCGGTCATGCCCCCCACGCACCAGCCCTGCAGTGgacttggaggaggaggaggaaagctcTATGGATGGCAAAGG AGACCGGAAAAGCACAGGCCTGAAACTCTCCAAGAAGAAAGCCaggagaagacacacagat GACCCAAGCAAGGAGTGCTTCACCCTAAAATTTGACCTGAATGTGGATATTGAGACCGAGATCGTACCAGCCATGAAGAAGAAGTCACTGGG GGAGGTTCTGTTGCCCATATTTGAAAGGAAGGGCATCGCACTGGGCAAAGTGGATATCTACCTGGACCAGTCCAACACGCCCCTGTCCCTCACCTTCGAAGCCTACAGGTTTGGTGGCCACTACCTGCGGGTCAAAG CTGGGACCGGGCCCCCTGCCCTGGAGCGTGTGGACCCCCAGAGTCGCCGTGAGAGCCTGGACATCCTG GCCCCCGGCCGCCGCCGGAAGAACATGTCCGAGTTCCTGGGGGAGGCAAGCATCCCCGGGCAGGAGGCCCCCACGCCTTCCAGTTGCTCTCtgcccagcagcagcagtggcgGCAGCGACAGCTGGAAGAACCGGGCGGCCAGTCGCTTCAGCGGCTTCTTCAGCTCAGGCCCCAGCACCAGTGCCTTTGGCCGG GAGGTGGACAAGATGGAGCAGCTGGAGGGCAAGCTGCATGCCTACGGCCTCTTCGGGCTGCCCAGGCTGCCCCGGAGGCTACGCTTCGACCAAGACTCATGGGAAGAGGacggggaggaggaagaggaggagggggacgcCTGCCTGCGGCTGGAGGACAGCTGGCGGGAGCTCATTGATGGGCATGAG AAGCTGACCCGGAGGCAGTGCCACCAGCAGGAAGCGGTGTGGGAGCTGCTGCACACAGAGGCCTCCTACATTAAGAAACTGCGGGTGATCACTAAC CTGTTCCTGTGCTGCCTCCTGAACCTGCAAGAATCGGGGCTGCTCTGTGAG GTGGAAGCCGAGCGCCTGTTCAGCAACATCCCGGAGATCGCCCGGCTGCACCGCGGGCTGTGGAGCAGTGTGATGGCGCCGGTGCTAGAGAAGGCGCGGCGCACGCGGGCGCTGCTGCAGCCTGCGGACTTCCTCAAAGGCTTCAAGATG TTTGGCTCCCTCTTCAAACCTTACATCAGATACTGCATGGAGGAGGAGGGCTGCATGGAGTACATGCGCGGCCTGCTGCGCGACAATGACCTCTTCCGGGCCTATGTCACG TGGGCCGAGAAGCACCAGCAGTGCCAGCGGCTGAAGCTGAGCGACATGCTGGCAAAGCCCCACCAGCGCCTCACCAAATACCCACTCCTGCTCAAGTCGGTGTTGAGAAAGACCGAGGAGCCACACGCCAAGGAGGCCATCATCACCATG ATCGATTCCGTGGAGCGCTTCATCCACCACGTGAACACGTGCATGCGGCAGCGACAGGAGCGGCAGCGGCTGGCAGCAGTGGTGAGCCGCATCGACGCCTACGAGGTGGTGGAGGGCAGCAATGACGAGGTGGACAAG ctccTAAAGGAATTTCTGCATCTGGATCTGACAGCGCCCATCCCTGGCGCCTCCCCTGAGGAGACACGACAGCTCCTGCTGGAGGGAAGCCTGAGGATGAAGGAGGGGAAGGACAGCAAG ATGGATGTGTACTGCTTCCTCTTCACGGACCTGCTCTTGGTGACCAAAGcagtgaagaaggctgagagGACGAAGGTCATCAGGCCACCACTGCTGGTGGACAAGATCGTGTGCCGGGAACTGCGGGACCCTG GCTCCTTCCTCCTCATCTACCTGAACGAGTTCCACAGTGCTGTGGGGGCCTACACATTCCAGGCCAGTGGCCAGGCTTTGTGCCGTGGCTGGGTGGATGCCATTTACAATGCCCAG AACCAGCTGCAGCAGCTTCGTGCCCAGGAGCACCCCGGCAGCCAGCAACACCTGCagagcctggaggaggaggaagatgagcaggaggaggatgaggaggaagacGAGGAAGACGAGGAAGCTGGGGAGAGTAGCACTTCAGCTGCCAGCTCCCCCACCATCCTGCGGAAAAGCAGCAACAGCCTGGACTCCCAGCACTG TGCCTCAGATGGGTCCACGGAGACGCTGGCCATGGTCGTGGTGGAGCCTGGGGAGACACTGTCCTCTCCCGAGTTCGAGGGCGGCTCCCAGTCCGACGAGACCTCGCTCAGTGCCACCGCCTCATCTGTCACCCCCACCAGCGAGCTGCTACCCCTGGGCCCGGTGGACAGCCGCTCCTGCTCTATGGACTCCGCCTACGgcaccctctcccccacctccttgcAAGACTTTGTGACCCCAGCTCCTATGATGGAGCCAGCACCCCGGCCCCCAGAGTTACCACCAgccccttcacccccaccctcGCCCCGCCTCCGCCGCCGCACCCCCGTCCAGCTGCTGCCCCATCTGCCTCACTTGCTCAAGTCCAAATCTGAGGCCAGCCTCCTCCAGCTGCTGTCAGGGGTTACCGCCCATGGAGTGCCCTTAGCCTCCAGCCGCAGCCTGTCGGAACTCTGCTTGACTGCTACAGTCCCTGGCACTAGGACTCGGTGCTCCCCTCAGGAAGCGGGGCCCAGCTGGAATTGCCAGGGGGCACCAAGCCCTGGCAGTGGCCCCGAGCTATCAGAGACGGAGTTCAGAACCAATtgcctggctggggagcctgaagGACCTGCCAAGAGGAGTAGAGAGCTGCCTTCCGGGGCCTTGCCCAGGGTCCAGCCCGAGCTCCCCCCAGGGATCTCTGCCCAGCACAGGAAGCTGACGCTGGCTCAGCTCTACCGAATCAGGACCACCCTGCTGCTCAACTCCACGCTCACTGCCTC ggAGGTCTGA